Below is a window of Oryza brachyantha chromosome 10, ObraRS2, whole genome shotgun sequence DNA.
ATGTTAGGATGGATGACTATAGCATCGAGGACACCATACACAATGACAAAGGTAAGTGGCGGATGCCTCTTGGGTCGCTGCGACATGAATCCACATTGACACTCGACACCGACGAAGATGATGCACCTTTTGCCGGCAGCGCATGGCGGCCCACAAACTAGAGCTAGGGAGACAGCGCCCCACATAGGGCCGACATGCTCGACGCTGACAAAGATGCAAGGCCTTTTGCTGGTCTGCTATATCTGGCGCAACGCTAGTAGGCGGCATTCCATATAGCGCTAACGATATAGATTCTTTAAGATTTGCATTGACACATGCTATGTTTTCGAAGGGGTTCCAGCTTCATATCCTAATAGATCCTGTCTCATAGGATTAATTTGCTAACCTCACTTACATGTTGTAAGGTCCATCTCAGTGGGGGTTTCATCCACATTTAACAGGGTAccacataagcaaaacaaatgatgtgGCAACAAAATTAATAGGAGAGAgagcatatatatttcatggGTATTATTTCATATGGATGAAACTCAGTGGTTGTTGTTCCCAAGACGATGAAACTCCAATGAAGTGGCACTGAGAGTGAAATGTTTCATCTAAACACGTTTTTTATGATCCCGTGCAGAGAAACCGAACGCATACCATGTTCTTATAAGCGAgtatcatattatttataatttcatatataaatgactACATAATTTAGATGGCACCCTTGATCACAACCTGatgcaaatatttaatgttgtaGCTAGCCTATGAAATTGTAAGATGAAACTGTGCACCGAGAGAGGTTCTTTCATCCATCAAACCGAACCAAAAGTAGCTAACGTGACACTCTTGAAAAGTGTgggatgaaactatgcattgagattgTCCTAATTGAATACAGCTCTAGCAATGTAGCATCTTCTATCAAATTGTTGTTTGCCGttgactatatttttcttgacaTTGGGAAATCGTTGATAGGATTGTATTGTCTTAATATGAAGTTTGCAAGTGTTATTATTTTCGTTAAGTTTAGATAGGTAagatgtttttataatttgtgtCAATTTGTACAATCGGTCGTTGTCggtgtaaataataaattttatattatccTTGGCTTTATCTTTGGACTTTTAACATTTTCTAGGGGTTTTATGTCTGGCGAAATATCCTAGTTTGACATTTTTTGCGGTAATTTCTACTCAAAATTGAATCACACTAAGCCTTTCATCTTTTCGCATTTAATAAATGGTCCATAATATTATGAAAGCTACTGGCAATAATATTGGTAATATTAGAGAATACTGCTTGGATAGACAGCGGTTCTCCAAGTTTCCGCTGTTGTTAAAACCTTTTAAAGAGAAACATAGCTTTGTTCAGGtcaaaaaggtaaaaaagtAGATCTAAAATTACTCCAAGAAAAGTCAGTAAATGTTAAACGTatattttctctccttttcacattataagactttctggccttacatagatttatatgtgtgctaatgaatttatatacatatacaaaatatatacatgtatacaaacccagaaagtcttataatatggaacagaggaagtattttcttttaatgaATCTTGCTTCAAATTTTGTGGATTTAATTACATTTGTTGTTACATATCCCAGACTCAAATGGCAATTGAAATGACCAAACCGGCCAACCGCAAAACACAAAATTATTAGCCCAAATCGGCATGAAGGAACGTtggatcaaaacaaaaaaaaaatatataaccagATCGGCAATCCACAACAACCGGTGGTGACAAAGAAAGAgtaggaaaacaaaaaataatccatAATCCCATGCATGCACGGTGGCTAGAAAAATGCATGGAGATCTACTATATGTTGTAGGCAGCTCGTTTTCCTGGTTTGTTGCTGAACTGTGGCGACGACAACAATGGTGATTTACAGGCCTTGTTCTACGAGGTAGTCACCAAGCCTCTCGACCACCATGTTGCACTGCCCTGGGGTCATTGGCTCGTCGTAGATGCCGACCACCAGCGCCTGCCCAGTCTTCTTCACCGTCACGCCTCCTGATCCCTGCAAAAACAATGATCATCGATCGGTTATATATATCTGATCAAatcatgctatatatataggtgaTTGATGCGTAAGCTGGGTACCTACCTTCTTGCCGCGGATGACAGCACCAGGTTCACCTTGGATGACCATGTACTTGGTTGGTCCGAGAAACAGCCCGGTAGGCGCGAGGAACCCGGGCTCGTCGAAGTCCTTCATGATGTTGGTCATCTCCTCCGGCTTGAACTGGACAGCCAGAACAAAGAATAATGCATGCAACAACCGATCAATGGTAACGCtcgtggccggcgacgacggcagccgggaggatacataaatattattggtGCACTGTTACCTGCGGGAAGGCGGCGCTCTGCGCCCAGACGGTGCCGTCGTGgccgacgatggcggcggaggtgagGTGGTGGCCCTCGATCTCGCACATCAGGTGCTCGTCGACGTACGTCTGCCACGACATCTTGAATCCGCTCTTCTTGCCGCCTCCCGATCGATCCTCAGCTGCCTGCCGCtgccgagaaaaaaaaaactcgatcGATTGGGTCGTTTCTCTCGCGGGTTCGGTGGTGTTCGTCGCGGTGGTGAGGCTGTTGGTTCAGTATAAATAGAGGAAGGACAGGCTCCCCGCTACTTCGTCCCCAACCACACGTTGTGTCTTACGCTTGCCTTCAACTTCGCCTCTATTAATGGGCTTCTCGCTCGCAATTCATGCCACTTTAATTTCCTTCTGCTCTTGGATTGTTTGGTCCAGACCAGACATTCatatgtctatatatattgtttatggGGAACATTTGAATTCCATCGATTAAATTTGGTCACTGCTGCTGAATGATAATCTGAAGAACAATTTTACCGTCATTGAGAAGGTATCaggagatactaaaatttcagtgtaaaatcttggtacctaggtactaggtggtactaaatttttcactaaaattaTGGTATCTATCAGTACCTAATtaagaactgtaaaattgctctaatcTGAAGGCATGCACACAAGTCAAAAAGCTCATACACGTCCTCCGCCCCAGGCCCCCATGTATTATACGCGTGTTtgacagaagaacaaaaaaaatcaaacgtttgatcaatagcaaaaatgTTGTTTATGTAGTTAGTGACAGCTCCTCGTGCATGCATGTCATTATTTTCCCCCTCATTTTCCTCTCGTTTTACATCTTAAGTAGTTttctagaaaaagaaattgaattGACAAGTAGGCCATGGAAACCACATAGATTTTAGCTGATGGATTAAATCAGAAGCGTATCTGAGATACCAAATATGGTCTTTTTTCTTATAGCATCaaaatgtatacatatatttatatatattacactGTGTGATTTATCTGTTTTCGTgcaaatattattaattatgtacaaGAAGTTCATGAAATCTATGTGTACAATCAATGAATACATGAATGATCACAAGTCGGTCTGCAATCCAATGTACAAATCATAAATAGATAGTTTGGTATCGTAGGTTGATCAAAGCATCTAGATAGGCAACCAAATTTGGTCAAGAGGAGGATGCCAATAGATTCTTGAACCACTTCACTGAGTTCTTTGGGTGCCTCTTCTGGTCCTTGTAGTCTACAAAGTATAACCCAAATCTCGATGTGTATCCAGCGGACCACTCCCAGTTGTCAAGAAGAGACCATGCAAAATACCCACGAACATCACAGCCATCCTCCCTGCACAAGTCAGTGCCAATGATAACAGGGGAAATTAGTCTTGAATTCATGATCTGGAGTTAATTAATTCAGTTGGGTCATTGTGTGAGAACCATATGGAGTCTGCTAGGCTTGTAAGGTAATCATTGTGGTATTTGATCCTCTTGTTGTCCTTGAGGGCATCTTTCAGGGAGATGAAGGGGCTGTTGCTATCATCCATGCCTGAGGTAGaagaacatattttttattacattacaagtttttgTTGTGGTGAGGATATTGCTAGAAAcattaatgaaaattttactcGAGAGACTGTTTAACTTTGTCATGTTAAACTTGCAGCAATTGTTTtagtttgagatttttttatttttatagtatttgtTTTAAGTACAGgacaaaatcatatataatacAAAGTACTTGCCATTTTCCGTTATGTAGACAGTTGGTTTGTTGTATCTGTCTTTGACATAGTTCATCAGGATCCTCATGCTACGAGGCACGATGTACAGCCATATAGAATTGGCCTGCATGGTGAATTAACAGTCATACGTTCAGTCAGTTCAGAACCGAACTTCAGTCTTACAAATGAAGGATATCAGTCCTATAATATGGAGATTTGCTTAATGGGGGCCTAGCGGGGCTCATAGCCTTCCTACGCGCTGGATTCCCTATGAAAAatagaggggaggggaggaggaagaagaggggagCTGAAGGTGGAAGAAGTAATCAGCCCCTCCAACCTTCGGATCCTAGGTCCGCCACtgagtctaacaaaaagtacctcgaggtaccgatacctcacggtaccaactcgtttctgatcgttggatctaaaagtgcacatcctactcagctagatctaatggtgagaaatgatttggtacctcgagatacttgttggaccggagcaaatctctataatatatattatagtacCTATACTAATTTGGCACGTTTTGAGGAATAGTCAGACAGATCTAGCTGTTCATCAGATTAATCATAATATCACGACCATAGATCGTATTGAGattttctaataaataaaatgtgagattaaaaatagtttttaagttgattttgctCTTATTAGAGAGTATCTTTAAGCACGTAATGTTTCCACTGCATGCACTTGACATGGATGGATGCTTGTACGGCTGCTTGCCGCTTTGTATTTCATCCTTAAttaacgccgttgatttttaaatctacgtttgactctttgtcttatttaaattttttatgtaaatataaaaaatataaatcatgtttaaagttattttagtaataaatcaaaatcataacaaaataatttatttttaaaaataaaacaaatagtcaaacatagattCAAAATTCGGTTGCGTCAATTAAACAAAAGCAGAGGGAGTACTTCGTTTGCTATACGGCCGTGTTGCCATTACCAAAAGTAGAtcagttttatattttgatagtaACTAATCTATACGGTCACTCTTCACGCTTTGCATCCGTGAGACAAATATAGATCCAATTAtgttataaaacaaatcatgttagtaaaatatttagaacATTGTTCTCCTACATATTAGAACATTGTACTACTAGATCttttaaaacaaatgcatAGCGAAAGGACATTTAGGTAACCCAATATATAGTTCTGAATAGATGGAGCATATTAATTGGTATATTTTGCATATAATtagattttaatatttagagcGAAAATATCAACAGCTAGGCAATGGATGGCGATtagtatatttaattttaattaatatatgagaAGACTGTAGCTTTGTAGAATTATAATTACCTTATCTCCAATTGGCTGTCCATTTCTGAAGGCTGAAAAAAATGCAAGCATGAGAAATGAATTACTCATCAGCTAAATTTTCAATGAAAACGTCCAAACTTGCAATGAACTGACAAGGCACAAAGGGCAGCCAGTTTTCTCATTGCGTAGGCAATCTCAGAATTAATTAGCTCAGCGGTGTgctttttttgtcatttgacTTACGGACGCTGATGGTTGCAGTGTCTGCCAAGGTGTTGTTCAGCAGTTTTTCTATGACAGTGGATTGGTCGTCCTTGGTGTAGAATGTGGTGTAGTGATTGATCCCCATGAAGTCCAGTGACCCGGTCACAAGTGCAGCCTCTGTCGTCGTGAACTTGGGCAGCCTGCTCCCTACTCTCGATCTCATCGTCGCGGGATAATCTCCAAAGAAGAAGGGATCCGCAAACCTTCAGACCAAATTAATCATTTCAtcagtgctgctgctgtcaAAATTCAGTACAGGATGGAGCACAAAGGGAAAAGTTATAGAATCTAATGGTTCTGATCATTTTCTTCACAGTAATGATACTGAATGTGAGAGTTCCTGACTTTGCAAGAAAATATGCAGGTGGTGAGCCTACCATCCTAACTGGAATTCCTGTGCTCTCTTGGCAGCTTCAACGTCAGCTGTGGAATTTGACATTGGTTCATACCATATAACATCAAAAGATATCCCCAGCGACCCATTCTGACTTGCCtggaaaacatgaagattgaTGTTTGCATCATCGCGCTATCGATTTTCGTACCGACACCAAAAATGATCGATGGACAGATCTTGTTGCAGATTTGACTCGAGAGAAAACATTGCAATGTCAAAGCATAACATACATCATGCTTACTccatctgttctaaaataaatcaactttttagtttttagatacaatgtttgactcttcgtctgattaaaaaaattacaattaataattttatttttattagatgataaaacataaaaaatattttatgtgtgactattttcttaaaatttcttaaaaagtttttaaataagacggatggtgaAAGACTCGataaaaaaccgaaaaattggttttttggGATCGAGGGAGTATACAGCAAGCCTGAACTATGTGCAGGATTGTTCACCTACCTTGTACTTCTTCCTGTATATGTCAGAAACTGTGGCATGAGAAAGGATCATGTTGTGAGCAACTATGTAGGGCTCGGTGCCTGAATTCCCTTTCTTGCAGTAGAGGTGCAGGAGCACTGAGCAGCGGCCTGGCGCGTGCATCCCGCTGTCGTAGGCCTGCACTGCGACAGTGTGGGGCTCATTGAAGGTGATCCAATGCTTCACCCTGTCACCGAATGCTTTGAAGCATGTCTCGGCATATACAGCGTAATCGTTGCTGCAATCAGATCAGGGCACACTGTTAAAAGCATAACCATTATACTGTATCTGCAAGAGAAGTTGCCATGCTAGCTGCTTACATAATCTGCCTGTCAAGCCATCCTGTGTACTTGTCCTCCAAGGCCTGAGGAAGGTCCCAGTGATAGAGGGTTACATATGGTTCAATTCCTGGCGAAAAatgttcatcttgtcagtaAATTTTAAGGAAACTTTTGATTCAGTAAAGCTATGTTTCAAATACATAGTTAACTCAAACATAATAATGTGTATGTGGGTTTGGGAGTCAATTTTACTGTTCACCTTTAGCTAGCAATGCATTGATTAGCTTGTTGTAGTGGTCAATGCCTGCCTGGTTGATCTGACCAGTGCCATCTGAATAAGATTGCAGATACCACATTTACATATTAGCAATGCAGGTCTGTTTGTCCACACATAGCATTTCATACTGAAGGCAAATTCAAAACTTCTCTATGTATAATGATTatcacaaatatacaaaatagtAATAAAGAGATAACATGTACTGGCACCCATATTAACGAACGaattattttaatacataCTCGGGAAAATCCTAGACCATGCAATTGAGAATCTGTATGCATCCATTCCCATGTCTGCCATGAGCTGAATATCTTCCTGAAATATTAATACCAAGGACAGTAATTTCAAACATAGAActccacaaaaaaaatagtttctttggATAGACAAATTAGTTACGTAAGTGTTCTAGATAGTAGCCA
It encodes the following:
- the LOC102715514 gene encoding profilin-A — protein: MSWQTYVDEHLMCEIEGHHLTSAAIVGHDGTVWAQSAAFPQFKPEEMTNIMKDFDEPGFLAPTGLFLGPTKYMVIQGEPGAVIRGKKGSGGVTVKKTGQALVVGIYDEPMTPGQCNMVVERLGDYLVEQGL
- the LOC102715791 gene encoding beta-glucosidase 34, producing the protein MEEGGRCVVVVLLVLMAMSQGCDAQNTTGSGLTRGSFPKGFVFGTASSAYQYEGAVKEDGRGPAIWDKFAHTFGKIIDFSNADVAVDQYHRFEEDIQLMADMGMDAYRFSIAWSRIFPNGTGQINQAGIDHYNKLINALLAKGIEPYVTLYHWDLPQALEDKYTGWLDRQIINDYAVYAETCFKAFGDRVKHWITFNEPHTVAVQAYDSGMHAPGRCSVLLHLYCKKGNSGTEPYIVAHNMILSHATVSDIYRKKYKASQNGSLGISFDVIWYEPMSNSTADVEAAKRAQEFQLGWFADPFFFGDYPATMRSRVGSRLPKFTTTEAALVTGSLDFMGINHYTTFYTKDDQSTVIEKLLNNTLADTATISVPFRNGQPIGDKANSIWLYIVPRSMRILMNYVKDRYNKPTVYITENGMDDSNSPFISLKDALKDNKRIKYHNDYLTSLADSIWEDGCDVRGYFAWSLLDNWEWSAGYTSRFGLYFVDYKDQKRHPKNSVKWFKNLLASSS